In Streptomyces sp. NBC_00448, the following are encoded in one genomic region:
- a CDS encoding GNAT family N-acetyltransferase — MPSADSSTEDTLDLKLPPEVLALFADSAVGEPTGVAGGAAGAAGGVAGGLLDGIAAWPAAETPAGPFRLVPVVPDRDLAVLTRWMNDPAVAEFWELAGEQRVTEAHVRAQLDGDGRSVPCLGVLDGSAMSYWEVYRADLDPIARYYPARPHDTGVHLLIGGVADRARGLGGTLLRAVSDLVLDHRSACGRVIAEPDLRNTPSVAAFLAAGFRLSAEVDLPGKRAALMIRDRALRHRV; from the coding sequence TTGCCATCCGCCGACTCCAGTACCGAGGACACCCTCGACCTGAAACTGCCACCGGAGGTCCTCGCGCTGTTCGCGGACAGCGCCGTGGGGGAGCCGACGGGCGTCGCGGGCGGCGCGGCGGGAGCAGCCGGTGGCGTCGCGGGCGGGCTGCTCGACGGCATCGCGGCCTGGCCGGCCGCCGAGACACCGGCCGGCCCCTTCCGGCTGGTCCCGGTCGTCCCTGACCGGGACCTCGCGGTCCTCACCCGGTGGATGAACGATCCGGCAGTCGCCGAGTTCTGGGAGTTGGCCGGCGAGCAGCGGGTCACCGAGGCCCATGTGCGGGCCCAACTCGACGGCGACGGCCGCAGCGTGCCCTGCCTCGGCGTGCTCGACGGCAGTGCGATGAGCTACTGGGAGGTCTATCGCGCCGACCTCGACCCGATCGCCCGCTACTACCCGGCCCGGCCGCACGACACCGGTGTCCATCTGCTCATCGGCGGTGTCGCCGACCGTGCCCGCGGCCTGGGCGGCACGTTGCTGCGCGCGGTCTCCGACCTGGTCCTGGACCACCGCTCCGCCTGCGGCCGGGTGATCGCCGAACCGGACCTGCGCAACACCCCCTCCGTGGCGGCCTTCCTCGCCGCCGGCTTCCGGCTCTCCGCGGAGGTCGACCTGCCGGGGAAGCGCGCCGCCCTGATGATCCGCGACCGAGCCCTGCGTCACCGCGTCTGA
- a CDS encoding IucA/IucC family protein, translating to MPSPTESGAAWERAARRLLAKMLAEFAYEDVIAPQPDPASGPDTYRVDVAPDVTYRFRARRGSYGSWYVDAGSITPTGDPLHFLAHGHDSVLGLSGDTTGHLIRELLATLCADVRLDANALPAAELADLGYAELEGHQTGHPWLVANKGRIGFSDADAAHWAPEARRRHRLPWIAVHRDLAEYRGTGTLNTSDPLYAEELAPETLDTFHRTIADHDRDPADYLLLPVHPWQWEQVVAPLFAPAIADGSIIHLTTDNDLRLPQQSIRTFLNTSRPHRRTVKLPLSVLNTLVWRGLPTERTLAAPAVTGWVHTLRDHDRFLRDEARVILLGEVASVTVAHPQYDRMPAVPYQYRELLGCIWREPLTAYLAPGERARTLAALLHTDPAGRAFTAELVARSGLSPRVWLRHLFAALLPPLLHFLYRYGTVFSPHGENAIVVYDEHDIPVRLAVKDFVDDVNVSAQPLPEHDTMPADVRAVLLTESPEFLTQFIHSGLFIGVFRYLAPLCEQQLGVPENEFWALVREEIVRHQERFPELKERFALFDLFAPRIARLCLNRNRLHLDGYRDRANRPHAAVHGTVANPLCGP from the coding sequence ATGCCATCCCCGACCGAGTCCGGCGCCGCGTGGGAGCGCGCGGCCAGGCGGCTGCTCGCCAAGATGCTCGCCGAGTTCGCCTACGAAGACGTGATCGCGCCGCAACCCGACCCGGCGTCCGGCCCCGACACCTACCGGGTCGATGTCGCGCCCGACGTCACCTACCGCTTCCGCGCGCGCCGCGGCTCGTACGGGAGTTGGTACGTGGACGCGGGCAGCATCACCCCGACCGGGGACCCGCTGCACTTCCTCGCGCACGGCCACGACAGCGTGCTCGGGCTCAGCGGCGACACCACGGGCCACCTGATCAGGGAACTGCTCGCCACGCTGTGCGCCGATGTGCGCCTGGACGCCAACGCGCTGCCGGCCGCCGAACTCGCCGACCTCGGCTACGCCGAACTCGAGGGGCACCAGACCGGCCACCCATGGCTCGTGGCCAACAAGGGCCGTATCGGGTTCTCGGACGCCGACGCGGCGCACTGGGCGCCCGAAGCCCGCAGACGCCACCGACTGCCGTGGATCGCCGTCCACCGCGACCTCGCCGAATACCGGGGCACCGGCACCCTGAACACCTCCGACCCGCTCTACGCCGAGGAACTCGCCCCCGAGACCCTGGACACCTTCCACCGCACGATCGCCGACCACGACCGTGATCCCGCCGACTACCTGCTGCTACCCGTCCACCCCTGGCAGTGGGAACAGGTCGTCGCCCCGCTCTTCGCACCCGCGATCGCCGACGGGTCCATCATCCACCTCACCACCGACAACGACCTCCGGCTGCCGCAGCAGTCGATCCGCACGTTCCTCAACACCAGCCGGCCGCACCGCCGCACCGTCAAGCTCCCGCTGTCGGTGCTCAACACCCTGGTCTGGCGCGGCCTGCCCACCGAGCGCACGCTGGCCGCCCCCGCGGTCACCGGCTGGGTGCACACGCTGCGCGACCACGACCGGTTCCTGCGCGACGAGGCCCGGGTGATCCTGCTCGGCGAGGTGGCGTCCGTCACCGTCGCCCATCCGCAATACGACAGGATGCCCGCGGTGCCCTATCAGTACCGCGAACTGCTCGGCTGTATCTGGCGTGAGCCGCTGACCGCGTACCTCGCTCCCGGCGAGCGCGCCCGTACGCTTGCCGCCCTGCTGCACACCGACCCGGCGGGCCGCGCCTTCACGGCCGAACTCGTCGCCCGTTCCGGGCTTTCCCCGCGGGTGTGGCTGCGACACCTCTTTGCCGCGCTTCTCCCTCCTTTGCTGCACTTCCTCTACCGGTACGGCACGGTGTTCTCCCCGCACGGCGAGAACGCGATCGTCGTCTACGACGAGCACGACATCCCGGTGCGGCTGGCGGTCAAGGATTTCGTCGACGACGTGAACGTCTCCGCCCAGCCGCTGCCGGAACACGACACCATGCCGGCGGACGTCCGCGCCGTGCTGCTCACCGAGTCGCCTGAATTCCTCACCCAGTTCATCCACTCGGGCCTGTTCATCGGAGTGTTCCGCTATCTCGCGCCGTTGTGCGAGCAGCAACTCGGCGTTCCCGAAAACGAGTTCTGGGCGCTGGTACGGGAGGAGATCGTGCGCCACCAGGAGCGCTTCCCCGAACTCAAGGAGCGGTTCGCGCTGTTCGACCTCTTCGCGCCGCGGATCGCCCGGCTGTGCCTCAACCGCAACCGTCTGCACCTCGACGGGTACCGCGACCGGGCCAACCGCCCGCACGCCGCCGTGCACGGGACCGTGGCCAATCCGCTCTGCGGGCCCTGA
- a CDS encoding FHA domain-containing protein produces the protein MGEETGGGACPECGSGGAHPGQLVCQGCYVPFALMAPVPGADRTDSVGSTDAVGPTDSGETVQPADVSPEPDARPEPEPHPDHTRVIGRLANTEAGNARTRRDGPSRALRLSFPDGQVVEVEPGRQVRLGRERRLCPAVGFLATHDNLSRLHATVRVEPDGSASLTDEGSTNGTYLHGYRLQPHEPAVLNPGDAIRLAADVTVRVLP, from the coding sequence ATGGGCGAGGAAACCGGCGGCGGGGCATGCCCGGAGTGCGGCAGCGGCGGCGCCCACCCCGGGCAACTGGTCTGCCAGGGCTGCTACGTGCCCTTCGCGCTGATGGCACCCGTCCCCGGCGCGGACCGCACGGACTCGGTGGGCTCCACGGACGCCGTGGGGCCCACCGACTCGGGGGAGACCGTGCAGCCTGCCGACGTGAGTCCCGAACCCGACGCACGCCCCGAACCCGAGCCGCACCCCGACCACACCCGGGTCATCGGCCGCCTCGCGAACACCGAGGCGGGCAACGCCAGGACCCGCAGGGACGGCCCGTCGCGCGCCCTGCGGCTGAGCTTCCCTGACGGTCAGGTCGTCGAGGTCGAACCCGGCCGGCAGGTCCGGCTGGGCCGCGAGCGGCGCCTGTGCCCCGCGGTCGGATTCCTCGCCACCCACGACAACCTGTCCCGCCTGCACGCCACCGTCAGGGTCGAGCCGGACGGCTCCGCCTCCCTCACCGACGAGGGCTCCACGAACGGCACGTACCTGCACGGCTACCGGCTCCAGCCCCACGAACCCGCGGTGCTGAACCCGGGCGACGCCATACGGCTCGCCGCCGACGTCACCGTTCGGGTGCTGCCCTGA
- a CDS encoding serine/threonine-protein kinase gives MSGGGVGGTGVPPDRIGAGTLLSGRYRLEERLGGGGFGQVYAAVDLGLGRRVAVKVLTLRAEWAEGERNAREGRFRREAVAAAALSHPNVATIHDAGEHDGRPFLVMELLSGRDFGEVLLDRGGLPVADVLAYGAQIAAGLQHAHEHGLVHRDIKPENLMLLPDGAVKICDFGLVAQRDPQRTRYTDPQAVLGSPPYLSPEQAHGREVTAQSDLYSLGCVLYALLAEGPPFSAGNVVGYAYAHVHETPERIERRRPEVPAGLAHLVHELLAKDPAQRPSTAGEVALRLRELRQPGRAPHTPTALDRGTRHVVWALLEEGEGLLMSGRFADADQRYWQALQQLARHDAERAPASFAALFGRARVLEGLNGASSVARRLAELAGDTAAALGAEHPLARCVASYAAVRAAPER, from the coding sequence GTGAGCGGAGGCGGAGTGGGCGGGACGGGCGTACCGCCGGACCGGATCGGGGCCGGGACGCTGCTCAGCGGCCGCTACCGGCTGGAGGAGCGGTTGGGCGGCGGCGGCTTCGGGCAGGTGTACGCGGCCGTCGATCTGGGTTTGGGACGCCGGGTGGCAGTAAAGGTGCTGACCTTGCGCGCCGAATGGGCCGAGGGCGAGCGCAACGCGCGCGAGGGCCGGTTCCGCCGGGAGGCCGTAGCCGCCGCCGCGCTCAGCCATCCGAACGTGGCGACCATCCATGACGCGGGCGAGCACGACGGCCGTCCCTTCCTGGTGATGGAACTGCTGTCCGGGCGGGACTTCGGCGAGGTGCTGCTGGACCGCGGCGGCCTCCCGGTCGCCGACGTCCTCGCCTACGGCGCCCAGATCGCCGCGGGCCTGCAGCACGCCCACGAGCACGGCCTCGTGCACCGGGACATCAAGCCGGAGAACCTGATGCTGCTGCCCGACGGCGCCGTCAAGATCTGCGACTTCGGTCTGGTGGCGCAGCGCGACCCGCAGCGCACCCGGTACACGGACCCGCAGGCCGTCCTGGGCTCCCCGCCGTACCTGTCGCCCGAGCAGGCGCACGGCCGGGAGGTCACCGCGCAGTCGGACCTGTACTCCCTCGGCTGCGTGCTGTACGCGCTCCTCGCCGAGGGTCCGCCGTTCTCCGCAGGCAACGTCGTCGGATACGCGTACGCGCATGTGCACGAGACGCCGGAGCGGATCGAGCGGCGCCGGCCCGAGGTGCCGGCCGGCCTCGCGCACCTGGTGCACGAACTGCTCGCCAAGGACCCGGCACAGCGCCCGTCGACCGCGGGCGAGGTGGCGCTGCGGCTACGGGAGTTGCGGCAGCCAGGCCGCGCGCCGCATACGCCGACGGCCCTGGACCGCGGGACGCGGCATGTGGTGTGGGCGTTGCTGGAGGAAGGCGAGGGACTGCTCATGTCCGGCCGGTTCGCCGACGCCGACCAGCGGTACTGGCAGGCGCTCCAGCAGCTGGCGCGGCATGACGCGGAGAGGGCGCCGGCGTCCTTCGCGGCGCTCTTCGGCCGGGCGCGCGTGCTGGAGGGGCTCAACGGCGCGTCCTCGGTGGCCAGGCGCCTCGCGGAGCTGGCGGGCGACACGGCCGCCGCACTGGGCGCCGAGCATCCGCTCGCCCGGTGCGTGGCCTCCTATGCGGCGGTCAGGGCAGCACCCGAACGGTGA
- a CDS encoding FHA domain-containing protein, with the protein MTLDASAAEYVIDVANVVREPALGGDRAADLSRFEALLDALAEFAHDPAVQVYPITDRSLLTDGRLTPEERERLAGWYRDRLLEVLPRADDRILELADTLELQVVSADNFLDFHRAYPWIPGDRDHFLRPLLGPDGALVVRPRIMPVPPEWQISRKEEEGLLLEAGVLRRWAPSAHRDVLSRDWRCPQADCPLFGAGEHPGTALPRRRGKRVLCPTHGLPLSDAGPRPRRAQMKVVMDGMVRGRFMVTAGEPLAVGRAPAGGGVALGAWIDDKAVDSVSRTHVLLEYDGTGLTVVDERSANGTRVRRRRPTGDELLPLFHGTRWQLRRGDAIVLHERLELLPSGRQFVFEDDATDGTVGPQQAAAAADPTMVGLPSDLWRLTDESPAQGAQGHGSPAHGSPGRD; encoded by the coding sequence TTGACGCTTGATGCCTCGGCCGCGGAATACGTGATCGACGTGGCGAACGTCGTCCGCGAACCAGCCCTCGGCGGTGACAGAGCAGCGGACCTGAGCCGCTTCGAGGCGCTGCTCGACGCGCTGGCGGAGTTCGCCCACGACCCAGCGGTACAGGTCTACCCCATCACGGACCGCTCGCTGCTGACCGACGGCCGCCTGACACCTGAGGAGCGCGAGCGCCTGGCGGGCTGGTACCGCGACCGGCTGCTGGAGGTCCTGCCCAGGGCCGACGACCGCATCCTGGAGCTGGCGGACACGCTCGAACTGCAAGTGGTCAGCGCGGACAACTTCCTCGACTTCCACCGCGCCTACCCGTGGATTCCGGGTGACCGGGACCACTTCCTGCGCCCGCTGCTCGGCCCCGACGGGGCGCTGGTGGTGCGCCCGCGGATCATGCCGGTGCCGCCGGAGTGGCAGATCTCGCGCAAGGAGGAGGAGGGCCTGCTGCTGGAGGCAGGGGTGCTCAGGCGCTGGGCACCGTCGGCGCACCGGGATGTGCTCAGCCGGGACTGGCGCTGCCCGCAAGCGGACTGCCCGCTGTTCGGGGCGGGCGAACATCCGGGCACCGCGCTTCCCCGCCGCCGGGGCAAGCGGGTGCTGTGCCCCACCCACGGACTGCCGCTGTCCGACGCCGGGCCGCGGCCGCGCCGCGCGCAGATGAAGGTGGTCATGGACGGCATGGTCCGCGGCCGCTTCATGGTGACGGCCGGCGAGCCGCTCGCGGTCGGCCGGGCCCCCGCGGGCGGCGGGGTCGCCCTTGGCGCCTGGATCGACGACAAGGCGGTGGATTCCGTCAGCCGCACGCATGTGCTGCTGGAGTACGACGGGACCGGGCTGACCGTCGTCGATGAGCGCAGCGCCAACGGCACCCGCGTCCGCCGCCGGCGGCCGACCGGGGACGAGTTGCTGCCGCTGTTCCACGGCACGCGCTGGCAGTTGCGCCGCGGGGACGCGATCGTGCTGCACGAGCGCCTGGAACTGCTGCCCAGCGGCCGTCAGTTCGTGTTCGAGGACGACGCGACGGACGGTACGGTCGGACCGCAGCAGGCCGCCGCGGCCGCGGACCCGACGATGGTGGGCCTGCCGTCCGACCTGTGGCGGTTGACGGACGAGTCACCGGCGCAGGGGGCACAGGGACACGGATCACCGGCCCACGGGTCACCTGGGCGCGACTGA
- a CDS encoding ATP-dependent DNA helicase, with protein MTATTPPALTDLLHAAVTAVGGVEREGQVAMAEAVQAAVEDQSHLLVQAGTGTGKSLGYLVPALAHGEPVVVATATLALQRQLVERDLPRTVQALKPLLRREPAYAMLKGRSNYLCLHRLHEGVPQDDEDGLFDPFEAAAPTSKLGKDLLRLRDWADETETGDRDGLSPGVSDRAWGQVSVTSRECLGATKCAYGAECFAEAARERAKLAEVIVTNHALLAIDAIEGAPVLPSHEVLIVDEAHELVSRVTGVATGELSPIGVNRAVKRAAKLVNEKAADALLSAGEGFERVMELALPGRLEEIPEDLAYVLAALRDACRLVITALGETRDKSVQDEDVIRKQALASVEHVHEVAERLVQGSEYDVVWCERHDRFGASLRVAPLNVSGLLREKLFNDRSVVLTSATLKLGGDFNGVAASLGLSPEGVKAPEGEEEVPPWKGIDVGSPFDYRRQGILYVARHLAQPGRDSGREDMLDELAELIEAAGGRTLGLFSSMRGAQAAAEAMRGRLEHPVLLQGEETLGELIRTFAEDAGTCLFGTLSLWQGVDVPGVNCQLVVMDRIPFPRPDDPLMSARQKSVEEHGGNGFMAVAATHAALLMAQGAGRLIRASGDRGVVAVLDPRLATARYGGFLRSSMPEFWYTNDRNQVRKSLAAIDAAAARPATAETVEAEA; from the coding sequence ATGACTGCCACCACCCCACCCGCCCTCACCGACCTGCTGCACGCCGCCGTCACCGCCGTCGGCGGGGTGGAGCGGGAAGGCCAGGTCGCCATGGCCGAAGCCGTACAGGCCGCCGTGGAAGACCAGTCCCATCTGCTCGTCCAGGCCGGCACCGGCACCGGGAAGTCGCTCGGCTACCTGGTGCCCGCCCTGGCACACGGCGAGCCCGTGGTGGTGGCCACCGCCACCCTCGCCCTCCAGCGGCAGTTGGTGGAGCGGGACCTGCCGCGCACGGTGCAGGCGCTGAAGCCGCTGCTGCGCCGCGAACCGGCGTACGCGATGCTCAAGGGCCGTTCCAACTACCTGTGCCTGCACCGTCTGCACGAAGGCGTGCCGCAGGACGACGAGGACGGCCTCTTCGACCCCTTCGAGGCCGCCGCGCCGACCAGCAAGCTCGGCAAGGACCTGCTGCGGCTGCGTGACTGGGCCGACGAGACCGAGACCGGTGACCGGGACGGACTCAGTCCCGGGGTCTCGGACCGCGCCTGGGGCCAGGTCTCGGTCACCTCCCGGGAGTGTCTGGGCGCCACCAAGTGCGCCTACGGCGCCGAGTGCTTCGCCGAGGCGGCCCGCGAGCGGGCCAAGCTCGCCGAGGTCATCGTGACCAACCACGCACTGCTGGCCATCGACGCCATCGAGGGCGCCCCGGTGCTGCCGAGCCACGAGGTGCTGATCGTCGACGAGGCGCATGAACTGGTCTCACGCGTCACGGGGGTAGCCACCGGCGAGCTGAGCCCCATCGGGGTCAACCGCGCCGTCAAGCGCGCCGCCAAACTGGTCAACGAGAAGGCCGCGGACGCCCTCCTGAGCGCCGGCGAGGGTTTCGAGCGGGTGATGGAGCTGGCCCTGCCCGGGCGGCTGGAGGAGATCCCCGAGGACCTCGCGTACGTACTTGCCGCGCTCCGCGACGCGTGCCGGTTGGTGATCACCGCGCTCGGCGAGACCCGGGACAAGTCCGTGCAGGACGAGGACGTGATCCGCAAGCAGGCCCTGGCCTCCGTCGAGCACGTCCACGAGGTCGCAGAACGCCTGGTGCAGGGCTCGGAGTACGACGTGGTGTGGTGTGAGCGGCACGACCGGTTCGGCGCGTCGCTGCGGGTGGCGCCGCTGAACGTGTCGGGCCTGCTGCGCGAGAAGCTCTTCAACGACCGCTCCGTGGTGCTCACGTCCGCCACCCTCAAGCTGGGCGGCGACTTCAACGGGGTGGCGGCCTCGCTCGGTCTGTCCCCGGAGGGCGTGAAGGCCCCGGAGGGCGAGGAGGAGGTGCCGCCCTGGAAGGGCATCGACGTCGGCTCGCCCTTCGACTACCGCAGGCAGGGAATCCTCTACGTGGCCCGGCACCTCGCGCAGCCGGGCCGGGACTCCGGCCGTGAGGACATGCTCGACGAACTCGCCGAGCTGATCGAGGCAGCCGGTGGACGCACCCTGGGGCTCTTCTCGTCGATGCGTGGCGCCCAGGCGGCCGCGGAGGCGATGCGCGGGCGGCTGGAACACCCGGTGCTGCTCCAGGGCGAGGAGACGCTGGGCGAGCTGATCCGCACCTTCGCCGAGGACGCCGGCACCTGCCTGTTCGGCACGCTGTCCTTGTGGCAGGGAGTGGATGTGCCGGGCGTGAACTGCCAGTTGGTGGTGATGGACCGGATTCCCTTCCCCCGGCCGGACGATCCGCTGATGAGCGCGCGGCAGAAGTCGGTGGAGGAGCACGGCGGAAACGGCTTCATGGCGGTCGCCGCCACCCACGCGGCGCTGCTGATGGCCCAGGGCGCGGGGCGGTTGATCCGCGCCTCCGGCGACCGCGGTGTGGTGGCCGTGCTCGACCCGCGACTGGCCACCGCGCGCTACGGAGGCTTCCTGCGCTCCTCGATGCCCGAGTTCTGGTACACCAACGACCGCAACCAGGTGCGGAAGTCGCTGGCGGCGATCGACGCAGCAGCGGCGCGGCCGGCAACCGCCGAGACGGTTGAGGCCGAGGCCTGA
- the lexA gene encoding transcriptional repressor LexA produces MTTTAESATGTLPEHDRSPDGIGPLDVTNEDSTPKPARALPGRPPGIRADSSGLTERQRRVIEVIRDSVQRRGYPPSMREIGQAVGLSSTSSVAHQLMALERKGFLRRDPHRPRAYEVRASDAGHPQPTDTTGKPSASYVPLVGRIAAGGPILAEESVEDVFPLPRQLVGDGELFVLKVVGDSMIEAAICDGDWVTVRRQPVAENGDIVAAMLDGEATVKRFKRDNGHVWLLPHNAAYQPIPGDEATILGKVVAVLRRI; encoded by the coding sequence GTGACCACCACCGCAGAGAGCGCCACCGGCACATTGCCCGAGCATGACCGCTCCCCGGACGGAATCGGCCCGTTGGACGTGACGAACGAAGACAGCACCCCGAAGCCGGCGCGCGCCCTCCCCGGACGGCCCCCGGGAATTCGCGCCGACAGCTCGGGGCTGACCGAGCGCCAGCGCCGCGTCATCGAGGTCATCAGGGACTCGGTGCAGCGCCGCGGATATCCGCCGTCCATGCGCGAGATCGGCCAGGCCGTCGGCCTGTCCAGCACCTCGTCGGTCGCCCACCAGCTCATGGCGCTGGAGCGGAAGGGATTCCTGCGCCGCGACCCGCACCGCCCCCGCGCGTACGAGGTCCGCGCGTCGGACGCGGGCCACCCGCAGCCCACCGACACCACCGGCAAGCCCTCGGCCTCGTACGTGCCGCTGGTCGGCCGGATCGCGGCCGGCGGTCCCATCCTCGCCGAGGAGTCCGTCGAGGACGTCTTCCCCCTGCCGCGCCAACTCGTCGGTGACGGCGAGCTGTTCGTGCTCAAGGTGGTCGGCGACTCAATGATCGAGGCGGCCATCTGCGACGGCGACTGGGTGACCGTACGGCGTCAACCGGTCGCCGAGAACGGCGACATCGTCGCGGCGATGCTGGACGGCGAGGCGACCGTGAAGCGCTTCAAGCGGGACAACGGCCACGTGTGGCTGCTGCCGCACAACGCGGCGTACCAGCCGATCCCCGGTGACGAGGCCACGATCCTCGGCAAGGTCGTGGCAGTGCTGCGCCGGATCTGA
- the nrdR gene encoding transcriptional regulator NrdR, which yields MHCPFCRHPDSRVVDSRTTDDGAAIRRRRQCPDCGRRFTTVESASLMVIKRSGVTEPFSRNKVIAGVRKACQGRPVTEDALALLGQRVEEAVRATGSAELSTHDVGLAILGPLQELDLVAYLRFASVYRAFDSLDDFERAITELREQLPPMTPGGLDEDLGVPASAGTD from the coding sequence GTGCACTGCCCCTTCTGCAGACACCCCGACAGCCGCGTCGTCGACAGCCGGACCACCGATGACGGTGCCGCGATCCGTCGCCGGCGCCAGTGCCCCGACTGCGGGCGGCGCTTCACGACCGTCGAGTCGGCCTCGCTGATGGTGATCAAGCGCAGCGGCGTCACCGAGCCCTTCAGCCGCAACAAGGTGATCGCCGGCGTGCGCAAGGCGTGCCAGGGCCGGCCGGTCACCGAGGACGCCCTCGCGCTGCTCGGGCAGCGGGTCGAGGAGGCCGTCCGCGCCACCGGCAGCGCCGAGCTGTCCACCCATGACGTGGGACTGGCCATACTCGGTCCGCTCCAGGAACTCGACCTCGTCGCCTACCTGCGCTTCGCGAGCGTCTACCGGGCCTTCGACTCGCTCGACGACTTCGAGCGGGCCATCACGGAGCTGCGCGAGCAGCTCCCACCCATGACTCCCGGCGGGCTTGACGAGGACCTCGGGGTCCCCGCGTCCGCGGGCACCGACTGA